One segment of Scomber scombrus chromosome 3, fScoSco1.1, whole genome shotgun sequence DNA contains the following:
- the ecm2 gene encoding extracellular matrix protein 2 translates to MRWWLLVASLWLLLVLTVSDAQTRRPRNQDGEARRGTRKKDGMGHGRARAGHTRPPRIRLVPGPSIPLEPGQNQGNTLLLKSYKNIEEQYSTYNVIPGKQGQCVYQGLTMFDQAVWSPKPCVTCLCTGGRVVCDEVTCPITHCHFPFTPVGECCPVCMESDPDLSLDFSGDSPVPSDPIKPTTPLTPEDIQRILWREEEEHRQEEERLRKKDDAKKKKRKQRKEQAEKQRRIVEERRREEQEALRRQVEKEEEVWRRQQEEQERRRQEEVRRQEEEDRKRKDFEREVREKERKQEEERRRLEERLREELLGLAEEEEEQEEVWLRGDVFQMLPKEPEEPDLPAPIPRPPVTTEDELEEEEEEEEEEEGEERVVVQNRRSLPPGCDISDVTVTCENAKLTYFPALSIPELKSLSLEGNNISSIPAEAFNGIPNLEWINLKKNKLTSSGIDSKAFKGLKMLSRLYLDGNLLEDVPSNLPPTLQELKISENNMRRIHKTSFQGLSSLVILELEGNLLSEGYVDPLAFRPLIELSYLRLGRNHFRTIPQGLPSSLLELHLENNLIEEISETVFNQTLSLNVVSLRHNRLDETRIAPLAWINHRNLESIDLSHNDLYLVPSYLPKSLVHLVLVGNKIERIPGYVFAHMDPGIEYLYLSYNKLDGEGIEPESFFGSYNSMVEMCLDHNQLVSVPSGINEMTNLHFLRLNNNNIRSIPDEGICDANHSGDSTLVALRLENNYIDPQKVSPRAFSCVRSSSSVVLKPQRTK, encoded by the exons ATGAGGTGGTGGCTGTTGGTGGCCAGTCTGTGGCTGCTGCTGGTCCTGACCGTCTCAGATGCCCAGACCAGGAGACCTCGCAACCAGGATGGAGAGGCTCGCCGAGGGacgaggaagaaggacggaatgG GTCATGGGCGGGCCAGAGCAGGGCACACTAGACCTCCGAGGATCAGGCTGGTTCCTGGTCCCAGCATCCCATTGGAGCCTGGACAAAACCAAGGAAACACTTTGCTCCTGAAGTCCTACAAAAACATAGAAGAACAGTACTCCACCTACAACGTCATCCCAG GTAAGCAGGGCCAGTGTGTGTACCAGGGTCTGACCATGTTCGACCAGGCCGTCTGGTCTCCAAAGCCGTGTGTGACCTGTCTGTGTACCGGAGGGCGGGTGGTTTGTGATGAGGTCACCTGTCCCATAACGCACTGCCACTTCCCCTTCACTCCTGTTGGGGAGTGCTGTCCCGTCTGCATGGAGTCAG ACCCCGACCTCAGCCTTGACTTCTCTGGTGATTCCCCAGTTCCCAGTGACCCCATCAAGCCTACGACCCCACTGACCCCCGAGGATATTCAGCGGATCCTGTGGCGTGAGGAAGAGGAGCACCGTCAGGAAGAGGAGCGTCTGAGGAAGAAGGATGAcgccaagaagaagaagaggaagcagaggaagGAGCAGGCGGAGAAACAGCGCAGGatagtggaggagaggagaagggaggaacagGAGGCACTGAGGCGGCAGgtagagaaagaggaggaggtgtggaggaggcagcaggaggaacaggagaggaggaggcaggaggaggtaaggagacaggaggaggaggacaggaagcGAAAAGATTTTGAGAGAGAAGTgagggaaaaggaaaggaagcaagaggaggaaaggaggaggctGGAGGAGAGGCTGAGGGAAGAGCTACTTGGTctagcagaagaggaggaggagcaggaggaggtttGGCTAAGAGGAGACGTGTTTCAGATGCTCCCAAAAGAACCTGAAGAACCAGATCTCCCTGCTCCAATTCCAAGACCTCCTGTTACAACAGAGGacgagctggaggaggaggaggaggaggaggaggaggaagaaggggaggagagggtGGTGGTACAGAACAGGAGAAGCCTCCCTCCTGGCTGTGACATCTCTGACGTCACGGTGACATGTGAAAACGCCAAACTCACTTACTTCCCTGCTCTGTCCATCCCTGAGCTCAAGTCTCTCAGTCTGGAGG GCAACAACATCAGCAGCATCCCAGCAGAAGCCTTCAACGGCATCCCCAACCTGGAATGGATCAAcctcaagaaaaacaaactcactTCTTCTGGCATTGATAGTAAAGCCTTCAAA GGTCTGAAGATGCTGTCGCGTCTATACCTGGATGGGAATCTTCTAGAAGACGTGCCCTCTAACCTCCCACCCACACTACAGGAACTGAAGATCAGTGAGAACAACATGAGAAGGATACACAAAACAAGCTTCCAAG gtctgagcAGCCTTGTGATTCTGGAGTTGGAGGGAAATTTGCTGAGTGAGGGATATGTAGATCCTCTGGCCTTCAGGCCCCTCATCGAGCTCTCCTACCTCAGACTGGGTAGAAACCACTTCCGCACCATACCACAGGGCCTTCCCAGTTCACTGCTG GAACTGCACTTGGAGAACAATTTGATTGAGGAAATCTCAGAGACAGTTTTCAATCAGACACTGAGTCTGAACGTGGTTTCTCTTAGGCACAACAGGCTGGACGAAACCAGGATTGCTCCTTTGGCCTGGATCAACCACAG AAATCTGGAGTCCATTGACCTTTCACATAATGACCTTTACCTGGTTCCGTCTTACCTACCCAAATCTCTGGTCCACCTAGTGCTGGTGGGAAATAAGATAGAGAGGATACCTG GTTACGTCTTCGCCCACATGGATCCTGGTATAGAGTACCTCTACCTCTCCTACAACAAACTGGATGGTGAGGGAATTGAACCAGAGTCGTTCTTCGGCTCGTACAACTCTATGGTGGAAATGTGTCTGGATCACAACCAGCTGGTTTCTGTGCCCTCTGGCATCAACGAGATGACCAacttacacttcctcagactaaacaataacaatatcag GAGCATCCCTGACGAAGGCATCTGTGACGCAAACCACAGCGGAGACTCCACTCTGGTGGCCCTGAGGCTGGAGAACAACTACATCGACCCTCAAAAGGTCTCACCGAGAGCCTTTTCCTGTGTACGCTCCTCTTCCAGTGTCGTCTTAAAACCTCAGAGAACCAAGTGA